Proteins encoded together in one Neobacillus sp. FSL H8-0543 window:
- a CDS encoding competence protein ComK, with the protein MEMKNRYLINERTVMLAEEYDKRGKCFSKVIEGYYTFLVNMTPVEIIEEALRRELTNFDRALNYSELLESKKTICLNPHLGIILFPTQSLKKQNSEWFSLLHIKNKRALGMRRTEVCTSFGHKIVIDIKFSTFNTKERRAYQFRNILSKQQNYPLTFYLEPKGVLSMKNDPDENTSVIKR; encoded by the coding sequence ATGGAGATGAAAAATAGGTATTTGATTAATGAAAGGACTGTCATGCTTGCAGAAGAGTATGATAAAAGAGGGAAATGTTTCTCTAAAGTTATCGAAGGATATTATACATTTCTAGTAAATATGACGCCTGTTGAAATAATCGAGGAGGCATTAAGACGGGAACTCACAAATTTTGATAGAGCCTTAAATTATAGTGAATTATTAGAATCAAAAAAAACGATTTGCTTGAACCCGCATTTGGGGATTATTCTGTTTCCGACCCAATCATTAAAAAAACAGAACTCTGAATGGTTTTCTCTCTTGCATATTAAAAATAAACGAGCACTTGGTATGCGCAGAACGGAGGTATGTACAAGTTTTGGGCATAAGATCGTTATTGACATCAAGTTTAGTACCTTCAATACCAAGGAAAGAAGAGCCTATCAATTTAGAAATATCTTATCAAAGCAGCAGAATTACCCATTAACCTTTTATCTAGAACCCAAAGGTGTCTTGTCCATGAAAAATGACCCAGATGAAAATACTTCGGTCATCAAAAGATAA
- a CDS encoding metallophosphoesterase family protein: MEKKIAVIADIHGNHSALRAVLNEIDLDDKIDHIYCLGDLVGIGYETNEVLELLLSRDDISYVMGNHDEAILDILSGREVYSRGKEKEHHEWIATRLDPTFVPFLTGIPVTLNAEINGKRIFFVHYHLNESGDFLSVDYEPSEKKLDNHYRTSNADVICFGHHHVIHHFKSKERLYLNPSSLGCYHKPLASFAILSFSELGEINVTIKEIPYDNKKFLLGYQQLGIPDADYLLKYFHGNQHLKYL, translated from the coding sequence ATGGAGAAGAAAATAGCGGTTATAGCAGATATTCACGGAAATCATTCTGCACTTAGAGCTGTTCTAAATGAAATTGATTTGGATGATAAAATTGACCATATTTATTGTTTAGGCGATTTAGTCGGAATCGGTTATGAGACAAATGAAGTTTTAGAACTGCTGTTGTCTCGTGACGACATTTCATATGTAATGGGAAATCATGACGAAGCTATTTTAGATATCCTCTCAGGCAGAGAAGTGTACAGCAGGGGTAAGGAAAAGGAGCATCATGAATGGATTGCCACCCGGTTGGACCCTACATTTGTCCCCTTCTTAACTGGAATTCCAGTTACATTAAATGCAGAAATAAATGGCAAAAGGATATTCTTCGTCCATTACCATTTAAATGAAAGTGGTGATTTTTTATCTGTAGATTACGAACCATCAGAAAAAAAATTAGACAATCATTATCGAACATCGAATGCTGACGTTATTTGTTTTGGCCATCATCATGTCATCCACCACTTTAAATCCAAGGAACGTCTGTATCTTAACCCCAGTTCATTAGGTTGTTATCATAAACCACTCGCTTCGTTCGCTATTTTGTCATTCAGCGAGTTGGGAGAAATAAATGTCACCATTAAGGAAATTCCTTATGATAACAAAAAGTTCTTATTAGGGTATCAACAATTAGGTATACCTGATGCAGATTACCTATTAAAATATTTTCATGGAAATCAGCATTTAAAATATCTTTAA
- a CDS encoding YezD family protein: protein MNAEEKEQVFAHVEKMLEALNYGSITLVVQDGKIIQIEKNEKIRLQSNKSR from the coding sequence ATGAATGCTGAGGAAAAGGAACAAGTTTTTGCACATGTTGAGAAAATGCTAGAAGCATTAAACTATGGATCTATCACTCTAGTCGTTCAGGATGGAAAAATTATTCAAATTGAGAAAAATGAAAAGATTCGTCTTCAATCAAATAAAAGTCGCTGA
- a CDS encoding phosphoadenylyl-sulfate reductase yields MSATVTFQNWNQISNTFPKKDEFKGARSVLEWAYNNYPEEEIVYASSFGAEAIVLIDLIQQIKPDAHIVFLDTGLHFPETYEVIDKIEARFPKLRIERKLPALTLDEQAAEHGSALWKRDPGQCCNIRKVIPLRETLTAKQAWISGLRREQSPTRENTEFLNRDEKFENIKICPLIHWTWEDVWAYIKEKDLPYNTLHDHQYPSIGCFPCTQPVLTEGDSRAGRWMGSSKTECGLHDR; encoded by the coding sequence ATGTCTGCTACAGTAACTTTTCAAAATTGGAATCAAATTTCAAATACATTTCCTAAAAAGGATGAGTTCAAAGGAGCACGTTCCGTCTTGGAGTGGGCATACAACAATTATCCTGAAGAGGAAATTGTATATGCGTCCAGCTTCGGCGCAGAAGCTATAGTATTAATTGACTTGATTCAGCAAATAAAACCAGATGCCCATATTGTTTTTTTAGATACAGGTTTACACTTTCCAGAAACCTACGAGGTTATTGACAAGATTGAAGCTCGTTTCCCAAAATTACGGATTGAGCGGAAACTGCCAGCATTAACTCTCGATGAACAAGCAGCGGAGCACGGATCTGCTTTGTGGAAAAGAGACCCTGGACAATGCTGCAATATCCGAAAAGTGATTCCATTACGGGAAACGTTAACAGCAAAACAAGCATGGATTTCAGGGCTTCGCAGGGAACAGTCACCGACAAGGGAAAACACTGAGTTCTTAAATAGGGATGAAAAGTTCGAAAATATCAAAATCTGCCCGCTAATCCATTGGACTTGGGAGGATGTTTGGGCTTATATCAAGGAAAAAGATCTCCCTTACAATACCTTACATGACCACCAATATCCAAGCATAGGCTGTTTTCCTTGTACGCAACCTGTTCTTACGGAGGGGGATTCACGTGCAGGACGCTGGATGGGAAGCAGCAAGACGGAGTGTGGGTTGCACGACCGCTAA